A DNA window from Anastrepha obliqua isolate idAnaObli1 chromosome 5, idAnaObli1_1.0, whole genome shotgun sequence contains the following coding sequences:
- the LOC129247197 gene encoding apolipoprotein D-like, with the protein MHQPLRMSIYAATLLLIFQLTVAQVPFPRGCPEVKVPTDFNADAYMGTWYEYAKYPHIFEIAKRCMSARYTNKGNNTIGVLNTSINTITGHITNTTGVARMLAPSQINVLFSKFPNAVDIPNYIVLGTDYKTYTVVYSCTNLTSFAHTKLLWIMTRERKPSAETVAAARKVMDDNNLPQSFLLIADQENCPEVVSPFGININFGDSSSFNNNANKIDKTTNKAEAGTDTADDVIYVAKAPTSTANPTPAESDILEATAETAANVIEVA; encoded by the exons CATCTATGCTGCAACTTTGCtgttaatatttcaattaacaGTGGCTCAAGTACCATTTCCACGCGGCTGTCCAGAGGTGAAGGTGCCCACGGACTTCAATGCTGATGCT tatATGGGCACCTGGTATGAGTACGCCAAATATCCGCATATCTTTGAGATAGCTAAGCGTTGTATGTCTGCGCGTTACACCAACAAGGGCAATAATACCATTGGCGTATTGAATACCTCTATAAATACGAT cactGGACATATCACAAACACAACAGGCGTTGCACGTATGCTTGCCCCATCACAGATAAATGTGCTCTTCAGCAAATTTC ccAATGCCGTGGACATACCCAACTACATTGTGCTTGGCACTGATTACAAGACGTACACTGTAGTGTACAGTTGCACTAACCTCACTTCATTCGCACACACAA aattgcTCTGGATAATGACTCGCGAACGTAAACCCTCTGCTGAAACTGTGGCTGCAGCTAGGAAAGTCATGGATGACAATAACTTGCCACAGTCATTCCTGTTGATCGCGGATCAAGAGAACTGTCCGGAAGTGGTGTCTCCCTTTGGCATCAATATAAACTTCGGTGATAGCAGCAGCTTCAACAACAATgctaataaaattgataaaacaaCCAACAAAGCGGAAGCAGGCACCGACACAGCCGACGATGTCATTTACGTCGCAAAAGCCCCCACAAGCACCGCCAATCCCACACCAGCGGAGTCTGATATATTGGAAGCAACCGCGGAGACGGCGGCAAATGTGATTGAAGTGGCCTGA